The Streptococcus respiraculi sequence GGAAAAAGAATTATTAGGTGAAGTACTCGGGACTGCCCTGCTGATTTTGTTGGGAAATGGTGTTGTAGCAGGCGTGGTACTTGATAAGAGTAAGAGTAGAGATGCTGGTTGGATTGTCATTACAATTGGTTGGGGGCTTGCAGTTGCAATGGCAGCTTTTGTGAGCGGTGTATTAGGTCCTGCTCACTTGAACCCTGCTGTATCGATTGCAATGGCTTATGCAGGCAATCTCCCTTGGGCATCTGTTTTCCCATACATCATTGCTCAATTTGTCGGAGCTTTTATCGGAAGTATCTTGGTGTATTTGATGTATAAAGATCATTATGATGCGACAGAAGATACTGGAGCGGTGCTTGCGACCTTCTCAACAGGTCCTGCAATCCGCAACACTATAAACAATACCATCAGTGAAGCAATCGGTACATTCGTTCTTGTCCTTGGTTTGCTCGCATTTGGACATTACGATATGCCAGCAGGTCTTGGAACTTTGACTGTTGGAGCTTTGATTGTTTCCCTCGGAGTATCTCTTGGCGGTCCAACAGGATATGCCTTGAACCCAGCTCGTGACCTTGGTCCTCGGATTATGCACGCCCTTCTCCCATTGAAACACAAAGGTGATTCAGATTGGGGCTATGCACTTGTACCAGTTCTTGGTCCAATCATCGGAGGTTTACTCGCAGCCATCTTTTATGGATTCGCTTTCTAATTTGTTAGAAAATGCAAAAAACTGTCTCAGCTGAAAAACTAAGGCAGTTTTTGTTTTTAGACTAATTTTTCTAATTTATCAACCAAGGAACCAACATAGGCAATGGTCTCTTTTAACGGTTTATCAGTTGACACATCAACACCCGCATGCTGAGCCAATTCTTGAGCCGATAAGCTAGCACCTAATGAAAGGGTTTCAAGCCATTTTTCGACAACTGCTTCTGGATTTTCCTCAAGCTGTTTCGCCATGGCTGTACCAATGGTGAGACCTGCAGAGTAGGTATATGGATACAAGCCCATGTAGTAGTGTGGCTGACGC is a genomic window containing:
- a CDS encoding MIP/aquaporin family protein encodes the protein MEKELLGEVLGTALLILLGNGVVAGVVLDKSKSRDAGWIVITIGWGLAVAMAAFVSGVLGPAHLNPAVSIAMAYAGNLPWASVFPYIIAQFVGAFIGSILVYLMYKDHYDATEDTGAVLATFSTGPAIRNTINNTISEAIGTFVLVLGLLAFGHYDMPAGLGTLTVGALIVSLGVSLGGPTGYALNPARDLGPRIMHALLPLKHKGDSDWGYALVPVLGPIIGGLLAAIFYGFAF